One region of Armigeres subalbatus isolate Guangzhou_Male chromosome 3, GZ_Asu_2, whole genome shotgun sequence genomic DNA includes:
- the LOC134223669 gene encoding opsin-1-like has protein sequence MASYGAWVASQSAGSGMVTNLTVVDRVPADMLHMVDAHWYQFPPMNPLWHSLLGFAIAVLCFVSLVGNGMVMYIFTNTKTLRTPSNLLVVNLAFSDFLMMFTMGPPMVINCYYETWVFGPFACEVYGMFGSLFGCVSIWTMTMIAFDRYNVIVNGLSGKPLTNNGALARILGVWVSTLAWTMAPLFGWNRYVPEGNMSACGTDYLTDTFSSRSYIMVYSVFVYFAPLFLIIYSYTFIIKAVSAHEKNMREQAKKMNVASLRSSEAQNTSTEMKLAKVALVTISLWFLAWTPYLVINYTGIFKASPITPLATIWGSLFAKANAVYNPIVYGISHPKYRAALYQKFPSLSCTDPADDSQSVASGTTTVVSTEKTETA, from the coding sequence ATGGCCTCGTACGGAGCGTGGGTAGCTTCCCAATCAGCGGGCAGCGGAATGGTCACCAATCTGACCGTGGTGGACAGAGTTCCGGCCGACATGCTGCACATGGTGGACGCCCACTGGTACCAGTTCCCACCGATGAATCCGCTGTGGCACTCACTCCTGGGCTTCGCCATCGCCGTCCTTTGCTTCGTCTCGCTGGTCGGCAACGGAATGGTCATGTACATCTTCACCAACACCAAAACGCTCCGAACCCCATCCAACCTGCTAGTGGTCAATCTAGCCTTCTCGGACTTCCTGATGATGTTTACCATGGGACCGCCAATGGTGATCAACTGCTACTACGAGACCTGGGTCTTCGGCCCCTTCGCATGCGAGGTCTACGGCATGTTTGGATCACTCTTCGGCTGCGTCTCAATCTGGACCATGACTATGATTGCGTTTGACCGTTACAATGTCATCGTAAATGGCTTGTCAGGCAAGCCACTGACCAACAACGGTGCCTTGGCTCGTATCCTTGGAGTCTGGGTTTCTACCTTGGCCTGGACTATGGCTCCTCTCTTCGGCTGGAACCGATATGTTCCGGAAGGAAACATGAGCGCTTGTGGAACTGACTATCTTACCGACACTTTCAGCAGCCGTTCGTACATCATGGTGTACTCGGTGTTTGTATATTTCGCGCCATTGTTCCTGATCATCTACTCTTATACCTTCATCATCAAGGCCGTGTCTGCCCACGAGAAAAACATGCGAGAACAAGCCAAGAAGATGAACGTTGCCTCCCTACGATCATCCGAAGCCCAGAACACCAGCACCGAAATGAAACTGGCCAAGGTCGCCCTGGTCACAATTTCGCTGTGGTTCTTGGCGTGGACCCCATACCTTGTAATCAACTACACTGGAATCTTCAAGGCTTCGCCAATTACTCCCCTGGCCACAATCTGGGGATCGTTGTTCGCCAAAGCCAACGCCGTGTACAACCCTATCGTGTACGGAATCAGCCATCCGAAGTACCGAGCCGCCCTGTACCAGAAATTTCCATCGCTGTCTTGTACGGATCCTGCTGACGATTCGCAGTCGGTCGCCTCCGGTACCACTACCGTCGTGTCGACTGAAAAGACGGAAACTGCTTAA